A DNA window from Nerophis lumbriciformis linkage group LG33, RoL_Nlum_v2.1, whole genome shotgun sequence contains the following coding sequences:
- the cyp7a1 gene encoding cytochrome P450 7A1 — MIISIALIWAVLVGFCCILWLAVGTRRRQPGEPAVENGLIPYLGCALQFGANPLQFLRSRQKKYGPIFTCKIAGQYIHFLCDPFSYHSVIRQGRHLDWRKFHFATSVKAFGHDSFDPRHGHTTENLHQTFLKTLQGEALPSLIESMIGHLQDVMLRSNTLRPSRDHWEVDGIFAFCYKVMFESGYLTLFGKDFGEDKCKAREAAQKALVLNALENFKEFDKIFPALVAGLPIHVFKSAYSARENLAKTMHAENLSKRENVSDLISMRMILNDSLSTFNDVSKARTHVALLWASQANTLPATFWSLFYMIRSPDAMKAAREEVRKVLKGSDLTTDPGGPTLNLTRAQLDNMPVMDSIIKEAMRLSSASMNVRVAKEDFLLHLDNQEAYHIRKDDVIALYPPMLHYDPEIYEDPYEYKYDRFLDDQGQEKTTFHRQGRRLRYFCMPFGSGVTKCPGRFFAVYEIKQFLTLVLAYFQMELLDPAIKVPPLDQSRAGLGILQPTYDVDFRYRLQSN; from the exons ATGATCATAAGCATTGCTCTGATATGGGCGGTGCTGGTGGGCTTCTGCTGCATCCTCTGGCTGGCTGTGGGGACACGACGCAG GCAGCCGGGGGAGCCTGCGGTTGAAAACGGGCTCATACCTTATCTTGGTTGTGCTCTGCAATTCGGGGCCAACCCTCTGCAGTTCCTCCGCAGCCGTCAGAAGAAGTATGGCCCCATTTTCACCTGCAAGATCGCGGGCCAGTACATTCACTTCCTGTGTGACCCCTTCTCCTACCACTCAGTCATCAGACAGGGTAGACACCTGGACTGGAGGAAGTTCCACTTTGCCACATCCGTAAAG gcATTTGGCCATGACAGCTTTGACCCCCGACATGGCCACACCACAGAAAACCTCCACCAGACTTTTCTGAAGACTCTGCAAGGCGAAGCATTACCTTCCCTGATTGAGAGTATGATAGGACACCTCCAGGATGTCATGTTGAGGTCCAACACCCTCAGGCCCAGCAGGGACCACTGGGAGGTGGATGGCATTTTCGCTTTCTGCTACAAG GTGATGTTTGAGTCTGGCTACCTGACTTTGTTTGGCAAAGACTTTGGTGAGGATAAGTGCAAAGCCCGGGAAGCCGCTCAGAAAGCCTTGGTGCTCAATGCCTTGGAGAATTTCAAGGAGTTTGACAAGATCTTCCCGGCTCTGGTGGCCGGCCTGCCTATCCACGTCTTCAAGAGTGCCTACAGCGCCAGAGAG AACCTAGCAAAGACCATGCACGCCGAAAACCTGTCCAAGCGGGAGAACGTTTCGGATCTGATCTCAATGAGGATGATCCTGAATGATTCCTTATCCACCTTCAACGACGTGAGCAAGGCCAGGACTCACGTGGCGCTGCTTTGGGCTTCACAGGCGAACACCTTGCCCGCAACCTTTTGGAGTCTTTTTTACATGATCAG AAGTCCAGACGCCATGAAAGCGGCGCGGGAGGAGGTGCGAAAAGTGCTGAAGGGTTCCGATCTGACCACCGACCCCGGCGGCCCCACGCTGAACCTGACCAGGGCCCAGCTGGACAACATGCCCGTCATGG ACAGCATCATCAAGGAGGCCATGCGTCTGTCCAGCGCCTCCATGAACGTGCGCGTGGCCAAGGAGGACTTCCTGCTGCACCTGGACAACCAGGAAGCTTACCATATAAGGAAGGATGACGTCATCGCCCTCTACCCTCCCATGCTGCACTACGACCCCGAGATCTACGAAGACCCTTAC GAGTACAAGTACGACCGCTTCCTGGACGACCAGGGTCAGGAGAAGACCACCTTCCATCGCCAGGGCCGCCGCCTGCGCTACTTCTGCATGCCTTTCGGCTCGGGCGTCACCAAATGTCCCGGCAGGTTCTTCGCCGTCTACGAAATCAAACAGTTCTTGACTCTGGTCTTGGCCTACTTTCAAATGGAACTCCTCGACCCCGCCATCAAAGTCCCGCCCTTGGACCAATCGCGCGCCGGCCTGGGGATCCTTCAGCCGACGTACGACGTGGACTTTAGGTACAGGTTGCAGTCCAACTAG